In the genome of Carya illinoinensis cultivar Pawnee chromosome 13, C.illinoinensisPawnee_v1, whole genome shotgun sequence, the window AATCCTAGCCCAAAGTGCAATTCtgatttttaatctaaaaatcaGAATAAATCATAGAAAGGCAATTAAGTATAAAGCTAAACCAGGGCCAGATGGATATGGGGCTTGTTTCTATCAGTCATATTGGGAAATTGTAGGGAATGATGTGTGTGAGGCTGCTCTAAAATTTCTAAATGGAGGGGGGATGGATAAGGGTTTGAACCACACCTTTATTGCTTTGATCCCTAAAGTAAAAGAACCAAAATCTGTAAATGATTTTCGTCCTATCAGTCTTTGCAATGTAATGTATAAGATCATTGCCAAGACCCTAGCCAACAGATTAAAGAAGGTTTTAGGTCATGTTATCtcaagaaattagagtgctttTGTCCCTCAAAGACTCATCATTGACAACATTATTACTGCTTATGAAGTGTTACACTCTATGCAAACAAGGCAGAAGGATTGGTTGGGAAGTATGGCTCCCAAATTGGACATTTCTAAGGCTTATGACAAAGTAGAGTGGTCGTTCCTAGAAGAAGTCATGGAAAAACTGGGGTTTTGTGACAAATGTGTGTCTTTAATGATGGAGTGTGTGTCAACTGTTACATATGCAGTTTTAACAAATGGCAGCCCAGGTGAGAAGTTCAAACCAACTAGGGGACTGAGGCAGGGAGACACACTTTCTCCCTATCCTTTTCTATTGTGTGCAGAGGGATTGTGTGCTATGCTTCAAACAGCAGAGGAACAAAGAGAGTTAAAAGGAGTAGTAGTAGCCAGAGGTGGAACAAGAGTGAGTCATCTGCTGTTTACAGATGATTGTATCATTTTTGGCAAAGCAAGTTGGAGTGAGTGGAGAAAGATAATGAGTATATTGGAACTGTATGAAAAAGCCTCGGGAAAAAGTTTAAATAAGCAGAAAACTACCATTTTCTTTAGTTCTAATGTAAAGAAAAATGTGAAGGAAAGTGTTCTTAAGGAGTTGGGTGCTAGGTTGGTTACAAGCTGTGAGAAGTATTTGAGTTTGCCAATTATGGTTGGTAGGTCTAAGTACAATTCCTTTAGAAGCATAAAGGATAGGGTCTAGCAGAGGGTTAACAACTAGAAGCTGTTATCCAAGCAATGCCTAATTACTATATGaatgttttcaaacttccaaGAAAACTCTGTAAGGAAATAGCTGTTGTTATGGCCAAATTCTGGTGGGGGTTcaaggaaaatgaaagaaagatttaGTGGAAGAGTTGGTCAAAGATGGGGTTGTCTAAAGCCGATGGGGGGTTGGGGTTTCGAGAACTAAAAAACTTCAATACTGCTCTATTTGCTAAGTAGTGTTGGAGAATTTTTACTAATCCTCAATCTTTGGCGGCCATggttttgaaagataaatatttCTGGCATTCAGACTTCCTTCAAGCAAAATTGGGTCACATACCTTTTTTGATTTGGAAAAGTTTATGGAGCTCATTGGATTTACTAAAACAAGGGCTAGTTTGGAGGGTGGGTACTGGACAAAATGTTAAAGTGTGGGGTGACAGATGGATTCCAACTTTGGTGACCCATTGTATTCAATCTCCTGTTGCTGTTCTGAATAGTGACGCAAGAGTTCAAGAATTAATAGATGGTAGCAGAGGGGTATGGAAGGAAGAGCTTGTAAGGGAGGTGCTTACTGAGGATGAAGCTATGACAATGTGCAATCTACCTATTAGTAAGTCTGGTTTGTCTGATAAATAGATTTGGGGTTATACAAAAGATGGCTTGTTTAGTGTAAAAAGTGCTTACCATCTAGAGGTGAAtaggaaaagaagagagaaaggggaaaAATCAGAGGGGCACTCTTTTGATTGGAAGAAGTTGTGGAGCTTAAATGTGCCAGGTGTAGTTAAAGTCTTTCTTTGGAAAGCCTTAAATGACTGTTTACCAACTAGAAGcaacctgaaaaaaaaaaaaaaaaaaaaaaaaaaaaaaaaaaaaaagagtggttAAAGATGCCTATTGTCCCATTTGTAAAACTGAGGATGAGATGATTACTCATGCATTATGGAGTTGTAGGGGGGTCTATGGATGTTTAGGCTGAACAGAAGAGTCCTCTTCAGAAATGGCCAAGTAATGAGATTTAGTTTTATGAATTATGGGACAGGTTACTAAATCTGGTAGCAAAGGAAGACCTGGAGTTGGTTGCAGTTGTGATGAGGGGGGTGTGGTttaatttctcttattttttaaaagaagttcacAGGTCTTGGGACTATAGTTGAGCAAGCTGCAAAATCTCTTAAGAACTTTTAGATGACACAAACTGTCCAAAAGGGGGGTATTGTGAGCTCTACAGGGGGAAGAATGGTTGTAGATGGAAGGATCCCGTTGGTGATTTTGTTaaagtaaattgggatgctgGTATGAGTCAAAAAGATGGAAGAGTGGGAATTGGGATTGTGGTCAGGGATGGAAAGTGAGAGGTTTTGGTGTCTCTATGCTGCTCGAAAGAAGGTTGCTGCAGTCCAGTTGTAGCTGAGCTCCGGGCTTTATggagagctatgaagctatgtGCAGAACTTAATTTTGAGAATGTGATTTTTGAAAGGGATGCTTTAATTGTTGTGAAGGCTGTGAATAGTGAGAAGGAAAGCTGGGAATGGTATGGTCAAATGGTAGAAGATATGAAGGGAGTGCTTAATAATAGACAAAGGTGGATAGTTCAACATGCTTTTAGGGAATGTAATCAAGTTGCACATTTGCttgttaaaatttctttttctttcattgagGAACAAATGTAGATGGAATGTTGTCCACCAGATCAAGTTCAAAAAGTTGTTACATAAGAATGTTTGTATACGGTTAATTCATAAGTAATACAAAGGaggttttctttaaaaaaaaaaaagtaaaaagctaaacaaattataaataagataaacaGTTCATTCTCGCTAACATTGTAATCATAGTGTTCCATATGACAGATTTATTTGCGGTGACAAGAAGtcacataaaaaattagtaTATTCTCGTTTAAGTGGCTTAGGGCATCCACATTGGCTTAGCCAAATGAGATGCTTggccaaattttacataatttggcTCAAAAATCTTTCATATTGGATTgggcaaatctaaaataatttagacttttaCTATAGTGGTTGACTAAAGATGGAAGACCACTATTCATTTATCAAACATTAAAATGttaatttctcattccaaacaaataaattaaattaattagaatataattaacatttaacatttagaatataattattattaacatttaataatattttttaatattaattgaatatattataattattattaacatttaacaatagcttttttaatattaatttaatataatataattattattattaacatttaataatactttttttaatattaatttaattagaatacaattattattaacatttaataatactttttaatattaatttaattagaatataattgctattaacatttaataatacttttttaatattaatttaattagaatataattactattaacatttaataatacttttttgtaatattaatttaatataatataattatttttaacatttgattggtagaattacaaaatgtgataaaataaattaaattaaaaaaattattaatttaataatattttattattatataaagaatgaatggctaatccaatgtgagaATTGAATTTAGATGGAATGGGTAAATGTAAAAAAGTGTTGATATTGGTCAAATTTGAAGATAAATTTGGCCAAACCAATGTCAATGCTCTTATACAGCATACTTATTTGCACGACACGAAATCACTGCAAAAAGTTAGTTTTATTGATGACCAAGGTCGTCAAACTTGATTTCATGGCGaaaggttgattttttttttttttttttaatggaagtgTATGTAACATTAGTATTTTTCACCAGCTTTTGTCTTGGAAAAAGAACTTCAGAAAAATGGACAAATTTGTTGTAGCGGGCCATATTGCTCTATCATAATTGTTTATACGTACGTACATAGTCTTTAGAGAAAGAgactgagtttttttttttttttttttttgagggaaAACATCTAGTTTTCATTCATAACAATAAGTGTCGAATACAAAAAGGAATAGCATCTATCATAGTAATGCTATCACTGATGCTTAATGCATCTTGACACAAAACGTGTGCTACAGAATTACAACTCCTCTTTACATGGCTTGTAGTCCACACGGTGAAAGAGTCTAAGGTTGCTCTTGTAGCTTTGATTAGAACCCCTGCATAAGAATCTACTTCATCTTGGGACTTTAGATAGTTGACTACCTGCAGGGAGTCACCCTCCATAACCACATTCTGCCACCCTAGAGATTTGAGGAAAATAGCTGCTTGGAGGGCAACATAAACCTCAACTAGAAAAGGGTCGGGGTAGAGAGAATGACTTATTCTCATGGTGGCTAGAACCTGCCCCTCCCAATCTCTAACTACTACCCCAACTCCAACCttacatcttattttatctaaacCTGCATCCCAGTTAACTTTCAGCTTCCCTTGTGGGGGAGCTTCCCACGTAAGGAGGACATTTGAGGGAGAGGAGTACTGCTGGACAGGTTGGTGTGTTTGTTTAAGGTCTATCATGAGAAGTTTGACACTTTGGTTGATGGACCTTGGGTGAGAGAGGGTGTTGCTGAAAACAACTTCATTCCTTCTCTTCCAAATTTTCCAAGCCGTGAGGCCAAATTCAACCATCTCTTTCTCTTCAAAAGTACCAAGGCACGCTTCTAACACAGTCTTGAAAGAGTGGCAAGGGGAACTAGCCTTTTGGATCTTCTTACTGCACTGGCTCCACACATCCTGGGTAGAGGGACACTCCCAAAGGGCATGTGCTACTGTCTCGGGGTGGTGCTTGCAAATGGGACAGGAGTCTTCATCAGCAACTCTCCTTTGGTGAAGTCTGGCCCTAGTGGGGATGGCTTCCAGGCAGGCCCTCCAAAGGAAGTTCTTGGTTGCCATTGGTACACTGAGTTGTCAAATGGATGACCAAGGTGAGTCTTCTTTCACAGCTATAGAGGATTGGTCTTGCTTTTGGTTCTCCAACTCTAATAACAGAAAATATGCTGACTTGATAGTGAATACCCCCGTAGTAGTGCCTCTCCATAGCATTCTATCAGAGGTGGGGTAGGCACTGAGGGGAATCCTCTTGACAAAATCAGCTTCTATGTTGTCAAAAACAGCTTCAACCAGTGGATAGTTCCATTGATTATTGGTCTTGTCAATGAGCATGGCCACTTTTGAGTCTGGAGGTAGGAACCTGATTGAGCCATGTGGCTTAAAGGTTAACGGTTGAGGGAGCCACTTGTCATTCcatatttttatagattttccATCCCCAACACACCACACAAGTCGTTCCTTCAGTAGAGAACTAGCAGAGACGAAACTCTGCCAAAGGAAGGAGGAGTTGCTCCCTCTCTTTGCATCCAGGAAGGTGCTACACTTGAAGTACTTTTCTTTAAGGACCCTGGCAGCAAGAGAGCTAGGAGATGAGATGATCCTCCATCCTTGTTTTGCAAGGAGAGCTCTATTGAAAAGCTCAAAATCCTTCACACCCAAGCCTCCTGACTTTTTTGACTTAACCATCTATTTCCATGAGACTCAGTGGATTTTATGTTCTTTTTCCTGTTGGCCCCACCAGAACCCTCTTACTTGCTTGTTTAGCTCATTGAGAAGCTACCTTGGGAGCTTGAAAATACCCATGTTGTAGGTTGGGATGGCCTGAATGACTGCCTTAATTAAGGTTTCCTTGCCTGCTTGAGAAAGTAGCTTGGTCTTCCAGCTGTTCAGCTTTGCTTGAACTCTATCCAGAATTCCTTTGAAAGACTGGGACCTGGCCCTTCCTACTAATGCTGGTAGTCCCAGATACTTCTCATAGGAACTGGTTCCCCGAATTCCAGCAATTCTTGTGATAATTTCCCTGGTTTGTTCTCTGGtgtttgagctgaaaaagatgGAGGTCTTGTCTTTATTGAGTCTTTGGCCAGAAGCTCTCTCATAGGATTCCAGTAGGGAGTGCAATTGGCTTAACTCAATTGAGTTAGCTTTGCAAAAAAGGAGggagtcatctgcaaaaaataaatggttaatGTGAGGTGATTTTTCCTGATTAGTAAGCCTGTGATCAGGTGAGTCTTTTCAGCATGGTTTAGCAAGCAGCTTAGGGCTTCTGTGCATAAGATGAATAGGTAGGGTGAGAGGGGGTCACACTGCCTTAGGCCTCTGGTAGGCCAGAAAAAGGGTTGAGGTTCCCCATTCACAATGAGAGAATAAGACACTGAGGAGACACACTTCATCACTAACTCAATCCATGTAACTGGACACCCCATCTTCAACATGATAGATTTCAGAAAAAACCCACTCTATTCTGCCATAGGCTTTGCTCATGTCGAGTTTTAAAGCTATATACTGCTCATTTCCCTTTAATCTAGCCTTCATGGTGTGTAAGGCCTCAAAAGCTACAATAATATTATCTGTTATGAGCCTTCCAGGTACAAATGCTGTATGAGTAGGGGATATGATGGCAGGGAGGATTTTTTTAAGCCTATTAGCCAAGGTTTTTGCAATGATCTTGTAAAGAACATTGCATAAACTAATTGGTCTGAAATCTGTAACAAGGCTTGGGTTATACTTCTTGGGAATGAGAGCTATAAGTGTCTCATTTGGGTGTTGTTCCACTTGCCTCCATTTAGGACCTCAAGGGATGCCTTAGAAACACTGTTGCCCACTATGTTccaatatttctgaaaaaaCAATGCAGGGAAACCATCAGGCCCAGGGGATCCGAGAGGATTCATGCTAAAAACTGCTTCTTTGACTTCAATTTATGTGAAAACTGCAGAAAGGGAGGCAAACATGTCTTCTGTAATGATCTTTTGCAGGGGTCTTAGACAGTCATCGATGCCTGAAGGATGGGAGGATGTGAACAAATCTGTGAAAAATTCTAGCAGGGTTTGGCAAATAGTTTGAGGATCCTGAGTTGAGAGGCCAGTTTTTGTTAGGATCCTGAGAATGGAATTAGTCTTGTTTCTTTGGCTCGAGCACTGGTGGAAGTACTTTGTGTTTCTGTCGCCATCTTTAAACCATGCTTGCTTTGCTCTTTGCTACCACTTAAGGTTCTCAGCATCCATTATGCTATTGATGTCTTGTTTAACCTCCTTGATTTCCTCAGATAAATCTCCCTGGTTCCTCTTCCGTAAATGCTTGagtaatttagtttttttcttttaatgctTTCCCTTGATCCCTTCTCTTAATGCTGCTCCACATCCTGAGTTTTCCTTGGCATTGGTTGAGGCCTTGCAGAGTGTTGTGTAGTTTGCTAGTGCTGTTGGAGAGCCTCCATGCATTTCTAATTATATCCTCACACTCCACTTCCTTAGACCAGGCTGATTCAAACCTGAATACCCTCTTCTTTTTTCCCATGTTACTTGAGTCTGCTGTTTGCACCAGGAGTGCCTTATGGTCTGATTGGGAGCAATCTAAATGTGACACCTTATGGTTTGCAAAGAGTTTGATCCAGGTGTTGTTGCCATAGGCCCTGTCAAGCCGCTCCTTTGTGAATTGCCTACCCTCCCTATTGTTCGACCATTTGAACTTGTCACCATGAAAACCAAGGTCATACAAATTGCAGAAAGACAATGCACTTCTGAACTGGACCATTTGTCTGTATGGTCTGTTTGCAGCACTAGTTTTTTCACTTTGGTGTGTGATTTCGTTAAAGTCCCCTCAGCATCGCCAAAGCAAGGTTCCAGTTGGTTTTAGGCCCCTCAGAAGGTGCCAACTCTCCGACCTTTTGGTTGAGTTTGGGTGGCCATAAAAGCCTGTGAGTTGCCACTTTGTGTTGTCGATGGGAGATGTTATGAGTGCTGAAATGTGCCAAGTGGTGTAATTAATCACCTCCACCTTGACTGAATCTTTCCATAGGAGTGCTAACCCTCCACTTTTCCCTTTACTATTAACTAAGAAACAGTTTTCAAACCCCAGTGCAAACTTAGTTCTGTCCAGTCTAACATTGTTACATTTAGTCTCTATGAGAAAGACTAAGTGGGGTTGCTTTGTTTTCACCAAGAGGTGAAGCTCCTGAACTGTACGAGGGTTCCCAAACCCTCTACAGTTCCAGCTCAGGCAAGTCATTTTGTTTGGTGGGGCTGCAGAGCAGCCTCCACCATGCATGCTTGAGTATTGCTCGAGTCAAAACAGATctgagttttttgttttttacatgTTCCATCGGTTCTGGTACTAACTCTTTGTCTTAGGGATCTCTTTGTGTTGGTGTGAGAGAGAGGTTGTTGTATTTTGTTTGTGACATCTGAGAGAGGGGTTGGCAAAGCCCTTGCTTTCCTTTTCCAAGTTTTTCCTTTCACTGGTTTGCTAGAGGAGTTTTATGTATTTTCAAGATAGGTCTCATGGGAGGGGATTCCACCATTTGGCTTACGTTTGATATTTGGAAAAGGGGCCTCTGTAGCCAACATTACAACATCAGAGTTAAAGGCAGTATGGAGTAGGGACTCTACCTGAGGGGGAAGCTTAGTAGGATCCTGTGGGAAACTCTCCTGACTCGGTACAAGGCTTTCATGTACAGAGAAAAACTTGTGTCCTCTGTCACGTGAGGGGGTGTCTGTGACTGAGGTCCCTTGGTTCTCCTTGGGTTGGTTTCCTTCAGTATGGCCAAGGTTGACTTCCAATGCTTCTGTTGACACTGCCAGATTAGGTGGCTCACTCCCTGGCTTTGATGTGGACACACCACAGTGGCACTGttgtcttcttcctcctcttggCTCCAACTCCATGTTGAACCACGGTGCTCCTGCTCCTTGAGTCCATCATGTCTTTCGTTGTAATGAACCTTTGAAGGAAGGTGGGTTTGACGAAGCCACTGCCCATATTGATCATGTGTGTGGCTTTCTACCCCTCTTTCTTGGCAGCTACCTTGCTCATGCATAAGTCGACCGcacttaaaacaaaacatagGGAGACGTTCATATTTGAATGAGAGCCATTACTGTTTACTTCCAGACTTGAGAAAATGAACCCTAACTAGAGGCTTGGTTACATTGACTTCTGCCTTTAGTCTCAAGTAGCCCCCCCATCTGTAACCTTCCGTGTTAGTTTCCACCTCGAGGACTCTCCCAAGGCCAGAGCCCACCAGCATTCCCATTTCTTTACTCATCCCTGCGAATGGGAGGTTATGAACCTGGATCCAGAATGGTTCAGAATCAAAATGGACCTCTGATAGGGATAGAAGACCTTCGAATTCTTTCATGCAAACTAAGTGACGATCAAAGGACCATGGATGACCCTGTAAAACCTTTTCCTTGTCTGAAAGAAGCTGGAATTCTATCAGGTATACGTTTGTTTCCAAATCTTTCAACGTGAGCCACCCCTCTGTGTTCCATATCTTGGACCTGGTCGTTCTAAAGGCTTCCCTGTTGGCTGTTCTATCGTTGAAGATTTTTGCTAAGAGACATAGCTCTCCTTTTACTTTGGATGACAGAACTACTTCTTCCGAAAGGACaatttcttgttgttcttcatcAGTTAACTTCAGGGATTTCCATCTAGCGGTAATGTCTTCTGTCATTGCAAGAAAAACGAACTAAAAACAAAACTCTACAGACAACGTCTTAGAGTAATTTCAGCTCTGTCTTGAGGACAGGCCTATGAC includes:
- the LOC122290947 gene encoding uncharacterized protein LOC122290947 is translated as MAPKLDISKAYDKVEWSFLEEVMEKLGFCDKCVSLMMECVSTVTYAVLTNGSPGEKFKPTRGLRQGDTLSPYPFLLCAEGLCAMLQTAEEQRELKGVVVARGGTRVSHLLFTDDCIIFGKASWSEWRKIMSILELYEKASGKSLNKQKTTIFFSSNVKKNVKESVLKELGARLVTSCEKYLSLPIMVGRSKYNSFRSIKDRV